The following coding sequences lie in one Arabidopsis thaliana chromosome 3, partial sequence genomic window:
- the GATL2 gene encoding galacturonosyltransferase-like 2 (galacturonosyltransferase-like 2 (GATL2); FUNCTIONS IN: transferase activity, transferring hexosyl groups, polygalacturonate 4-alpha-galacturonosyltransferase activity, transferase activity, transferring glycosyl groups; INVOLVED IN: carbohydrate biosynthetic process; LOCATED IN: endomembrane system; EXPRESSED IN: 21 plant structures; EXPRESSED DURING: 11 growth stages; CONTAINS InterPro DOMAIN/s: Glycosyl transferase, family 8 (InterPro:IPR002495); BEST Arabidopsis thaliana protein match is: Nucleotide-diphospho-sugar transferases superfamily protein (TAIR:AT1G19300.1); Has 1885 Blast hits to 1878 proteins in 434 species: Archae - 2; Bacteria - 935; Metazoa - 151; Fungi - 0; Plants - 716; Viruses - 0; Other Eukaryotes - 81 (source: NCBI BLink).) has translation MHSKFILYLSILAVFTVSFAGGERFKEAPKFFNSPECLTIENDEDFVCSDKAIHVAMTLDTAYLRGSMAVILSVLQHSSCPQNIVFHFVTSKQSHRLQNYVVASFPYLKFRIYPYDVAAISGLISTSIRSALDSPLNYARNYLADILPTCLSRVVYLDSDLILVDDISKLFSTHIPTDVVLAAPEYCNANFTTYFTPTFWSNPSLSITLSLNRRATPCYFNTGVMVIELKKWREGDYTRKIIEWMELQKRIRIYELGSLPPFLLVFAGNIAPVDHRWNQHGLGGDNFRGLCRDLHPGPVSLLHWSGKGKPWVRLDDGRPCPLDALWVPYDLLESRFDLIES, from the coding sequence ATGCACTCGAAGTTTATATTATATCTCAGCATCCTCGCCGTATTCACCGTCTCTTTCGCCGGCGGCGAGAGATTCAAAGAAGCTCCAAAGTTCTTCAACTCCCCGGAGTGTCTAACCATCGAAAACGATGAAGATTTCGTTTGTTCAGACAAAGCCATCCACGTGGCAATGACCTTAGACACAGCTTACCTCCGTGGCTCAATGGCCGTGATTCTCTCCGTCCTCCAACACTCTTCTTGTCCTcaaaacattgttttccaCTTCGTCACTTCAAAACAAAGCCACCGACTCCAAAACTACGTCGTTGCTTCTTTTCCCTACTTGAAATTCCGAATTTACCCTTACGACGTAGCCGCCATCTCCGGCCTCATCTCAACCTCCATCCGCTCCGCGCTAGACTCTCCGCTAAACTACGCAAGAAACTACCTCGCCGACATTCTTCCCACGTGCCTCTCACGTGTCGTATACCTAGACTCAGATCTCATACTCGTCGATGACATCTCCAAGCTCTTCTCCACTCACATCCCTACCGACGTCGTTTTAGCCGCGCCTGAGTACTGCAACGCAAACTTCACGACTTACTTTACTCCGACGTTTTGGTCAAACCCTTCTCTCTCCATCACACTATCCCTCAACCGCCGTGCTACACCGTGTTACTTCAACACCGGAGTGATGGTCATCGAGTTAAAGAAATGGCGAGAAGGAGATTACACGAGGAAGATCATAGAGTGGATGGAGTTACAAAAACGGATAAGAATCTACGAGTTAGGCTCTTTACCACCGTTTTTACTTGTCTTCGCCGGAAACATAGCTCCGGTAGATCACCGGTGGAACCAACACGGTTTAGGAGGAGATAATTTTAGAGGACTGTGTCGAGATTTGCATCCAGGTCCAGTGAGTTTGTTGCATTGGAGTGGGAAAGGGAAGCCATGGGTAAGGTTAGATGATGGTCGACCTTGCCCGCTTGATGCACTTTGGGTTCCATATGATTTGTTAGAGTCACGGTTCGACCTTATCGAGAGTTAA